Genomic segment of Acidobacteriota bacterium:
CATGACGGCAGCGTGCTGGACGACCTCGGTGGCTTCCTCGGCGGCGGTCAGGCGAGCGCCTCGATGGGGGACGGAATTCTCAAGCACGTTCTCGGCGGTCGGCGCGGTGTCGCCGAAGGCCAGCTCTCGCAGGTCAGTGGCCTCGACAGTGCCAGCACCGGCAAGCTGCTCTCGATGCTGGCGCCGCTGGTGATGGGTGCCCTCGGTCGCAGCCAGCGCTCGGGCGGTGTCGACATTTCCGATCTCGCCGGCATGCTGAGCGGTGAGCGTCGGCGGGCTGAAGCCGCGGCGCCTTCCGGCGTGGGCGGTATGCTCTCCTCGTTCCTCGATGCCGACGGCGACGGCGACGTGATGGATGACGCCGTCAAGATGGGTGGCAAGCTGCTCGGCAATCTCTTCAAGAAGTAGAGCGCGTCGAAGCGTTTCTTTCACGCCTTAGAAGTTCTAGACGTTGGATTTTCCCTAAGGAGGATTTTGCTATGGGTATTTTTGATTTCGTCGTAAACGCCGGTAAGAAGCTCCTCGGTGGCGGTAGCAAGGCCGAGGCGACCCCCGAGACTCCGCAGCCGAATCCCGAGCTCGCTGGTGCGCTGGTGAAGTTCATCGGTGATCTCGGCCTGGAGGTGGAGGATCTGAAGGTCAGCGTGGTGGGTGATGTGGCGACCATCGAAGGCTCGACCCCGAGCCAGGCCGAGCGCGAGAAGATCGTTCTCGCGGCCGGAAACGTGGACGGGGTGGCGCGCGTCGACGACCGCATGGTGGTCGAGGTGCCGGAGCCGGAGGCGGTGTTCTACACGGTCAAGAGTGGCGACTCGCTCTCGAAGATCGCGCGGGATCACTACGGCAACGCCGGCAAGTACCCGGTCATCTTCGAAGCCAACAAGCCCATGCTGACCGATCCGGACAAGATCTACCCGGGTCAGGTTCTTCGCATTCCGCCGATCGACGGCTGAGGGTGTTCGAGGCCTGTCGTCCCGGGGCAAGCATGAGGGGCGACTGATGACGTATCGAATCGAAAAAATCGAAGGAATCGGCGAAGTGCACGGTGCCACGCTGATGGCGGCGGGAATCGAGACCACCGAGGATCTCCTGCGGCGGGCCGGAACGCGGACGGGTCGGAAGGCCTTGGCCCAGAGCTCTGGCCTGTCGGAGAAGCAGATTCTGAAGTGGGTCAACCTCGCTGACCTGATGCGAATCACCGGCGTCGGCCCGCAGTTCAGCGAGCTTCTCGAAGCCTCCGGGGTCGATACCGTGAAGGAGTTGCGGAACCGTAACCCGGAGAGTCTGGCGACGACCCTGGCGCAGGTCCAGCGGAAGTACCGCATCGCGCGCACGGCGCCGCCGGGAACGCGGGTTCGGCGCTGGATCGCCCAGGCGAAGCAGCTCGAGCCGGCGGTCGCGCACTGAGCCTTTGATGATCGGCGGGGCCCGTTCGGGTCCCGCCGTTTTCTCGCCTAGCGACAACAAGTTACCTTTCTGTGTCACCTCGGGACGGGATTCTCCTGTCGCGGTCGGGGCATCGTCCCGCCTGCTGCCGTGAGCTGCACTGATGGGAGTACGACTCCCTGATAGCGGTCCGGTCGCTGGAGCGGCCGGGGCGCCAAGCCCGCGACCAACTCCCGAGAGAACGACAACTTGACGATCATCGCTTCTTCGACAACGCCCTTCGAGGTCGAGCCGCGGTCCCTTTCCGTGGCGGCCCTCGAGTGGTTGGGAGAGCAGGGGTTCCTGTCTCCCGAGCCGCAATCGCCGCTCGCCTTTCTGCGCCAACAGGAAAGCCGAATCGGTAGCCCCGACCGACACGCCGCCGGCGCCGATCTGCTGCGCCGAGGTTTGGTCTCGGCGAGCTGGTCTCCGGAAGTCCGCCGTCGGCGATTGCTCGACAGCGGACCGCTGGGTGCCTCCTTGAAAATTCTCGAGCGGCCTGAAGCTCGGCTGCGCATCGGCATCGGAGCTCCCGAATCTCCGGTGCGCATTACCGACCTCTACCTGGCCGGTGGCGAGGCCGTGCTCGGAGCCCTCGACGACGAGGCCCTCTACCTCGGGGCCACCATTCCCCGGGACCGGCTGATCGACTACCTGGTCGACGAGTTGGCGGCGAGTGGTGACAGCGACGCCTTCTGCCTGTGGCCGATGCTCTATCGCCTGACCACGGCGCTGTGGCCGAGCTGTGGCCGCGAGCCCCGCGCCGAGATCTCGATCGACGACATCGAGGCGCGGGCGCCGGGCCAGAGCGCCTCCCTCGTCGAGCAGATGCTGGCGGCCGACCTGGTGGCACGGCGTGGCGATCGACTGGCCCTGACCGATCACCATCGGCGCTGGCTGGAGCCGCTGTGGTCGGGCCACGTGTTCGAGATCGAGCGCACCCCGATGGAGCCCTGGAACGGCGGTCGTGAGGACCGCTGCCTGTTCGTCGGTTCGCCCGGCGAACGGGTGCTGTGCGAAGAAGTGCCGAGCCACCAGCTCCTCGGTGATGGCCATGCCGGATTCCCGGAGGATCACCTGCTGTTGCTCACCTGTCCGGGGCGAAGCGAGCTGACGGCGCGGTTGGCCCAGCTCCTCGACGACTGCTCGCCGGTACCCGCCTCTCTGTCGGTTCAGTAGCGCCGATCGTTCCCCCCGAGGCCCGGAGCCGGCGGCGGCTCCGGGCTTTGTCGTTTCTGCTTTCGTGGGAATCTTCCATCTCGTTCGTTCGTAGGATGATCGACGGTGTCCGAACCGGGTCGGAATCGCGATGGACCGACTCCGGAATGAGACCAGCGCCCTGCTAGGATGCCGACGATGTTTATCCCAGGAGGGTTGGCATGACCGATGGCTACCAAGAAGCGAAGCAAGAGCGCAACGCCCTCGAGCGTCTGATCGAGCGCATCCCCGGCTTCCGGGGCTTTCAGGATCGCGAGCTGCGACGCGATGTCGACAAGATGCAGCGCGAGTCGATGGCGACCGAGCTGGGACGTCTGAACGCGGTGCTGCGGGACGTGGCGCGACGCTATACGGATGCCGGCAAGATCGGTTGGCTGGATCGCTTCGGACGTCTCGATCGACGCCTCGATGGCCTCGCCCAGACGGTGCGATTCTGTGACTACGGGGCGACCGGCTTCTTCGATCCGGAGAAGGTCGACGAAGGCGATCTCGAAGCTCTCTACACCTTCGATCTCGAGCTGCTCGACGAGCTGCGGGATCTCGAAGGTCGGATCCGGACGCTGCCGGCGCCGGGGGATACGGACCCCACCGGCGAGCTCGATGTCCTGCTCGAGACGGTCCAGGCGATCGAGGATCGCTGGTCCCAACGCAGCACCGTGATTAGCGACATCGTCCAGACCTCGAGATAGCTCGCCGGCGGATCGGCGCCGAGGGAAGCGCGTCGATCCTCGGGGCTTGCGCCGCTGGGAAAGTCCGGCGCGGCATTGACATAAGGAGAACACCATGGACGTC
This window contains:
- a CDS encoding DUF937 domain-containing protein, with the translated sequence MSSPMDLLTQALGGDALSQLSGALGADSGATSKAVSAALPMLMGALAKNASSSNGAGALAGALDRDHDGSVLDDLGGFLGGGQASASMGDGILKHVLGGRRGVAEGQLSQVSGLDSASTGKLLSMLAPLVMGALGRSQRSGGVDISDLAGMLSGERRRAEAAAPSGVGGMLSSFLDADGDGDVMDDAVKMGGKLLGNLFKK
- the lysM gene encoding peptidoglycan-binding protein LysM, with product MGIFDFVVNAGKKLLGGGSKAEATPETPQPNPELAGALVKFIGDLGLEVEDLKVSVVGDVATIEGSTPSQAEREKIVLAAGNVDGVARVDDRMVVEVPEPEAVFYTVKSGDSLSKIARDHYGNAGKYPVIFEANKPMLTDPDKIYPGQVLRIPPIDG
- a CDS encoding DUF4332 domain-containing protein produces the protein MTYRIEKIEGIGEVHGATLMAAGIETTEDLLRRAGTRTGRKALAQSSGLSEKQILKWVNLADLMRITGVGPQFSELLEASGVDTVKELRNRNPESLATTLAQVQRKYRIARTAPPGTRVRRWIAQAKQLEPAVAH